One genomic region from Nocardia vinacea encodes:
- a CDS encoding suppressor of fused domain protein, which translates to MSAPPILRGVYQDLQANWGPENDGYLFDNGPSPVDRLDVVVYRPTDAIAMTSFATIGMAIEEMPAPSGRSRGLRAELRFARRGSLDKEQEQAIARQLANIAIYPWRPGGGLDWGHMVGLVDDFPTFPGCRAVFLSGPFVPDGQDCVRIGDEVVRIMNVVPITEAERERARTMLPGDFFYDLLDSTDVFSARTDTGTEV; encoded by the coding sequence GTGTCCGCACCACCCATACTGCGTGGGGTGTACCAAGACCTTCAGGCCAACTGGGGCCCGGAGAATGACGGCTACCTGTTCGACAACGGGCCGTCTCCCGTCGATCGGCTCGATGTGGTCGTCTATCGGCCGACCGATGCCATTGCGATGACGTCGTTCGCCACCATCGGCATGGCTATCGAGGAGATGCCCGCGCCTTCTGGGCGCAGTCGCGGCTTGCGCGCCGAACTCCGGTTCGCGCGGCGCGGATCGCTCGACAAAGAGCAGGAGCAGGCTATCGCACGACAACTGGCCAACATCGCGATCTATCCGTGGCGCCCCGGTGGTGGGCTGGATTGGGGCCATATGGTGGGACTCGTCGACGACTTTCCCACGTTTCCCGGTTGCCGAGCGGTCTTCCTGTCCGGCCCTTTCGTTCCCGACGGTCAGGATTGTGTGCGGATCGGCGACGAGGTAGTACGGATCATGAACGTCGTGCCGATTACCGAGGCCGAGCGGGAACGGGCGCGCACGATGCTGCCGGGTGACTTCTTCTACGATCTCCTCGACAGCACCGATGTCTTCAGTGCCCGAACAGATACCGGCACCGAGGTGTGA
- a CDS encoding suppressor of fused domain protein translates to MMPSRRSGRPISRSTWRGISSDRRTRPHHQRQRPDRRRPARLRALAFAIGPELGEIDTLNGSVQFLQVVGLTSEEYQAAQGGNAPALLQRLSPSIPLYSTDIDRGPLVPPR, encoded by the coding sequence ATGATGCCGAGCCGCCGATCTGGCCGGCCAATCTCCCGCAGTACATGGCGCGGTATATCTTCCGATCGTCGAACCCGGCCACACCATCAACGCCAACGGCCCGATCGCCGGCGACCGGCCCGACTGCGCGCTCTCGCTTTCGCCATCGGCCCGGAACTCGGCGAGATCGACACACTGAACGGCAGTGTGCAGTTCCTTCAGGTCGTCGGGCTGACGTCGGAGGAATACCAAGCAGCCCAGGGTGGCAATGCGCCTGCACTGCTGCAGCGGCTGTCGCCCAGTATTCCCTTGTACAGCACCGATATCGACCGCGGCCCGTTGGTGCCGCCGCGGTGA